One Aegilops tauschii subsp. strangulata cultivar AL8/78 chromosome 7, Aet v6.0, whole genome shotgun sequence genomic window carries:
- the LOC109786184 gene encoding uncharacterized protein — protein sequence MLHHSNSRQQRNRGSKIKTLLKVTLLLGVAVWLAYQVKHSYDKKNEYYNATEDQLSHDDRSMFQGRKERLGTNGDGNVEKAIETTDVIGKQEEEKSGESVFEKDNTDSHDDDSGNTERSEAEEGQASRADDNAEAHRNETSESNSSDAETKTDVHSTGDDVPHEEEAQSDGSANAGQIDASGNGSDGEQAEKKGAVESQADSESLSEDTKAGTGDEHSAETLPDETGNIPAVHNANPQGDAASSTSDAYGHSNSETVHVEIGSEHEGARTSSVTTSGDAEKGNSVETNPSDSISAEEKAGGDGEKGSETSTANEASGAKEANPEEGNAAAEVRADQAANTQTENSDGASAAAEGANGGSLEEAKAVENQIDGATKASSNGDQDDIKIETNTSTSDVHNEHQSVDASSGSIGSNDTGPEQTGKTETQ from the coding sequence ATGCTTCATCATTCAAACAGTCGCCAGCAGAggaacagaggatcaaaaatcAAAACATTACTCAAGGTCACCTTGCTCTTAGGTGTGGCTGTTTGGCTTGCGTATCAGGTGAAGCATTCTTATGATAAGAAAAATGAGTACTACAATGCTACCGAGGACCAGCTTTCCCATGATGATAGAAGCATGTTCCAGGGCAGGAAAGAAAGGCTAGGTACTAATGGTGATGGTAATGTGGAGAAGGCCATAGAGACAACTGATGTAATAGGCAAACAAGAGGAAGAGAAGAGTGGAGAAAGTGTCTTTGAGAAAGACAATACTGACTCCCATGATGATGATTCGGGAAACACGGAGAGGTCAGAAGCTGAAGAAGGGCAAGCCAGTCGCGCAGATGATAATGCAGAAGCACATCGTAATGAAACATCTGAATCCAACTCATCTGATGCTGAGACTAAAACTGATGTCCATTCAACTGGAGATGATGTACCccatgaagaagaggcgcaaagTGATGGATCCGCTAATGCAGGTCAGATCGATGCAAGCGGCAATGGTTCAGATGGAGAGCAAGCTGAGAAAAAGGGGGCAGTGGAGTCTCAAGCTGACTCTGAGTCCCTCTCTGAAGATACCAAGGCTGGAACAGGTGACGAGCATTCCGCTGAGACTCTTCCAGATGAAACAGGCAACATACCAGCGGTTCATAATGCAAATCCTCAAGGCGATGCAGCTTCCAGTACATCCGATGCTTATGGGCATAGCAACAGTGAGACTGTTCATGTAGAGATTGGGTCTGAACATGAAGGggcaagaacatcatctgtgacCACATCTGGCGATGCTGAGAAGGGTAATTCTGTGGAGACTAATCCATCTGATAGCATCTCAGCAGAAGAAAAGGCTGGTGGTGATGGCGAGAAGGGTTCAGAAACGAGTACAGCTAACGAGGCGTCAGGTGCCAAGGAAGCAAACCCTGAGGAAGGCAATGCTGCAGCAGAAGTTCGCGCTGACCAGGCTGCAAATACGCAGACAGAGAACTCCGATGGAGCCTCTGCTGCTGCTGAAGGAGCAAATGGTGGTTCTCTGGAAGAGGCAAAGGCTGTGGAGAACCAGATTGATGGAGCTACAAAAGCGTCAAGCAATGGTGATCAGGACGATATCAAGATTGAAACCAACACATCAACCAGTGACGTGCACAATGAACATCAGAGCGTCGATGCCAGTTCTGGGTCGATCGGCTCAAATGACACTGGCCCTGAACAAACTGGAAAAACTGAAACCCAGTGA
- the LOC109786180 gene encoding uncharacterized protein, with product MAPSREACAIAMAVAAPFIAMASNISTDNVEKRRRTSSDMLQRTVSDVSFQLHHHGPAKEEEEAAAEAEMKLLHPVSEVEDAKCECCGMSEECTPEYIRGVRGRFSGRWVCGLCAEAVTEEAEKNGGSLEEALRTHMGVCKRFNGFGRTYPVLFQAEAMREILRKRSKLGPRSRSGINPREVRETASKAKAKASAGAGGIARSSSCMPFITDEFSD from the coding sequence ATGGCACCCAGCAGAGAGGCGTGCGCGATCGCCATGGCCGTGGCAGCGCCGTTCATCGCAATGGCAAGCAACATCAGCACCGACAACGTGGAGAAGCGGCGCAGGACCTCGTCCGACATGCTCCAGCGCACCGTCTCCGACGTCTCCTtccagctccaccaccacggccccgccaaggaggaggaagaggcggcggcAGAGGCGGAGATGAAGCTGCTCCACCCGGTCTCGGAGGTGGAGGACGCCAAGTGCGAGTGCTGCGGCATGTCGGAGGAGTGCACGCCGGAGTACATCCGCGGCGTGCGCGGCCGGTTCTCGGGGCGGTGGGTCTGCGGGCTGTGCGCCGAGgccgtgacggaggaggccgaGAAGAACGGCGGGTCGCTGGAGGAGGCGCTCCGGACGCACATGGGCGTGTGCAAGAGGTTCAACGGCTTTGGGAGGACGTACCCGGTGCTGTTCCAGGCGGAGGCCATGAGGGAGATCCTCAGGAAGCGGTCCAAGCTCGGGCCGAGGTCCAGGTCCGGCATCAACCCCCGGGAGGTCAGGGAAACCGCCTCCAAGGCGAAGGCGAAGGCTTCAGCTGGCGCCGGCGGCATCGCGCGCAGCTCCAGCTGCATGCCGTTCATCACCGACGAGTTCAGCGACTAA